TTTATATTTTGAAAAAAATGACGTTGTTTTGTACTACGTAGCTGTCAGCTTCCAAGCTGTCAGAAAAATACAAAGACTTTAATTTATGATACTTTAAACGATAGCTTGGAAGCTATTGGCTACATTATGAAAAGACAAGATATAAAAGACTTATTAGAGTCAAAAGAATTTGACCAACCTGTCCATACAAAAGGATGGATTCGTGGAGAACGTGGAAATGCGTATGTTCGTTTTTTAGGACTTAATGACGGTTCTAGCCTTGAAAATATTCAAGTAGTGGCTGATGCCGAAAAGTTTGATGAAAATCTTAGAAAACGTTTTAATGTAGGGGCTGCTGTTTCGGTTACAGGAACTTTAGTAGAATCAAAAGGAAAAGGACAGAATGTAGAAATTATAGCTGATTCGATAGAGATTTTGGGGGATGCTGATGCTGAAAAGTATCCGATTCAACCAAAAGCACACTCTATGGAATTTTTGAGAGAAAATGCACACCTTAGAAGTCGTACAACTACTTTTGGGGCTATTTTCCGTCTTCGTCATGCGCTTTCGTTTGCTATTCATAATTATTTCAATGAACGTCGTTTTTATTACTGGCATTCTCCAATCCTTACAGCATCAGATGCAGAAGGAGCAGGAGAAATTTTTAGAGTAACTAATTTTGATATTGATGATTTTGATTCAATTCCAAAAATTGCAGAAGGTGACCACAAAGGAAAAATAGACAACAAAGAAGATTTCTTCGGAAAACCAACCAACCTTACTGTTTCTGGACAGCTAGAAGCCGAATTAGGAGCTTTAGGTTTGGGAAGAGTTTATACTTTTGGACCTACTTTTAGAGCCGAAAACTCAAATACGGCTCGTCATTTAGCCGAATTTTGGATGGTAGAACCCGAAATGGCTTTCTATGATTTGAAAGATAATATGGATTTGGTAGAAGATTTCTTGAAGTATTTAATCAAATATGCTTTAGAAAATTACAGAGAAGAAATTGAATTTTTAGATGCAAAATTTGTAAAAGAAAATTCAATGAAGAAAAAAGAAGAACGTGCAGAAATGGGGCTGATTCAAAAATTAGAATTTGTTTTAGCAAATGATTTCAAGCGTATTACTTATACAGAAGCGATTGATGTTTTACTTAACTCTAAGCATTACAAAAAAGGAAAATTCCAGTATGATGTAAAATGGGGAGTTGATTTACAATCCGAACACGAACGTTTCTTAGTAGAAAAACACTTCAAAACGCCTGTTATTCTTTATAACTATCCAAAAGACATAAAAGCATTTTATATGCGTCAAAACGATGGCGAAGAAGCAGGAAAAGAAACCGTAGCAGCAATGGACGTACTTTTCCCCGGTATCGGAGAGATTGTAGGAGGTTCGCAGCGTGAAGAGCGTTTAGAAAGATTACAAGCACGTACTGATGCAATGGGAATTACAGAAGAGCTTTGGTGGTACTTAGATACTCGTAAGTTTGGAACAGTTCCACACTCAGGTTTCGGACTTGGTTTTGAGCGTCTGATATTATTTATTACTGGAATGGGAAATATTAGAGATGTAATTCCTTTTCCAAGAACACCTAAAAATGCTGAGTTTTAAGAATGCAGGAAATAACAATAGAAATTGATTCTAATGAAGATATTTGGAAACTTGTTGATAAAAGTTTGAATTATATTTTTATCAGTAATTTTAATCCAAATTCTTCTATTTCTTGGTGGAAAACAGATTTAAAAGTTTCAGAGAATCAAAATTTAAGGAATATTTCTGTTCGAGATATGAGTTTGGATTTACAAGTAGATTTAGTAACTCTTAAAGAAATAATTGAATTAAATACACGAACTTTGGTTATCTATCAGTTTGCTAAACCTATTCCAGACACACTTTTAGTAAATCAGTTAATGGAACAATCAAAAGAGAATATCCTAATTCAGAATGGTTTAAAACATTGTTTTAGTGCTGTTTATGAATTCTTGACTATACGGTCTTTTGATGAAAATTTTATCAAAAATATTCAGCAAAGCATAGAGTAATCTCAAAAAGTCTTTTCTAATTAATTTAGGAAAGGCTTTTTTAGTTTTAGATGTAATTTGTGTAGATTAATTAAAAATCAACTCACTCCATTGACAAAACTTTAATTTTCTGATTGAATTTAGTTTCTTTACTCATTGGATTATTGAGTATTTTTTTGATTTCTAGTAATCCATATCGGAAAAAAGAGTATTCATTATATCCATTTGAACAGACTCTTATTTTCGTTTTTTTATGTTTCCACTCCCCTACTTTGTAACACCAAACAAATGCAATAGAACAAAGAGCAAGTAATTTAGCTATTTTCTCTGGTTCTGTCAATTTTGTATTTTCTAGCTTAAAACCTTGTGTTTTTAGTGCTTTAAACAGCGTTTCTATTTCCCAACGTTGTTTATAAATTTCAAAAGCGTTTTCTAAAAAAACAGGTGAAGCTAGATAAATATATCCTTTTTGTGTTCTGCTTACAGATAAATATACTTCTACACCATTGACTATAAAAACACCCTCTAAATGATACGTTTCTGAAATAGCCAGTCCTCTACACCATGCTGCAATTGACTTTGTTTTACCTTTTCTAGTCGCTTTAAAATTAGACTTTAGTCGCATTACAAAATCAAAGTTTTTTCCTGATAAATAAGTAAACCATTTTTGACCTACAAACTCTCTATCTGCTACAATAGAAGAAATAGATAGGTTAGGAAAAATAGATAAAAAACGTTCTATTAATTCGATGCGTTCTTCAGTAGAAGAGTTTCCTTTTTTTGGAAAAACAGACCAAATAAGAGGCACTGAAACATTCTTATAAGCTGCTGAAAGTAACAAAATATTTATATTTTTTTTACCCACTTTCCAATTGGAACGGTCAAGACATAAAACAATATCCTTCCACTTATCAATACCTTGTAAAGAAACAATTAAACGAGTAATTGCCTTAAAATCAAGGTTATAGTGATTTAAAAAGCGTTCAATACGACGTAAAGAGGAGCTGCATTCTACATTCCGTTCAAAAGCTGTAGCAATTTGAATCAACCCTCCTAATCCTACTTTTATAACAGCTATTACAAAAAGACCTATAAATTGAACTCGTGCAAAATGAAACTCTGTTAAATGAGAAGATAAAACAGTAACTAATTTTGTAACTTTACCACTAGAAGCATACTTTGCTTTTGCCATAATTGAGAAAATTTTGTGAAAAAAATTTTGTAAGAAACTCAATTATGGCTTTTTTTTATCTCGTTTCAAAATCTTTTGTCAGAGGACTGAGAAAAATCAATTAAACTAATTTGGCTCTTCCGACAATTTAGCGAAATTATAAAAGGGTGTGCGTTCGTTTTAGCTTCGCTGAGGGTTACACCGTTCTCAAAAACGAACGAAACGCTTCCTCAGAAGCGTGATATTACTTAAATCACGCTTCTGAGGAAGCGTTTTTTTCAGTTCTGAGGAACTGAACACACAATGTTTCGCTAAAAGTCGGAAGAGCCACTAATTTTATGAAATAAGGAAAATTCAAGAACGCTAAAAAGTCAGAAGAGGCAAAAAAGTGAGGTCAATAAAAAAATCCTTTCCATAATTATATTGAAAAGGATTAGATATAATTTCACAAGAAAACTACATACTTTTGTCTCTACGAATGCTGTAGAATTCCATTATTCTCACTTTTTTTTAGTCGCAGTGAATAAACGGATTTGTAATTTTTTCCTGTATCTAAATAATTTTTGAGTTTCTGAAATAGATTTTCATCAATATATTTTTCTAAGGCTTGTTCTGAATCTTTGTAATGCTTCATAGCATCTTTTATTTCTTCGTCCCATTTGCCAAACAAAACATCAAAATCAGAAGGACTGATATGTTTTCTGCAATCTTTTGAATCACATCCACACTCAAAATTCTGTTCTAAATTAAAGATAGCATATTCATCTGTAATTTCTTCATCAGGCTCAATATCACGAAGCGCAATTT
This is a stretch of genomic DNA from Bernardetia sp. MNP-M8. It encodes these proteins:
- the asnS gene encoding asparagine--tRNA ligase, whose protein sequence is MKRQDIKDLLESKEFDQPVHTKGWIRGERGNAYVRFLGLNDGSSLENIQVVADAEKFDENLRKRFNVGAAVSVTGTLVESKGKGQNVEIIADSIEILGDADAEKYPIQPKAHSMEFLRENAHLRSRTTTFGAIFRLRHALSFAIHNYFNERRFYYWHSPILTASDAEGAGEIFRVTNFDIDDFDSIPKIAEGDHKGKIDNKEDFFGKPTNLTVSGQLEAELGALGLGRVYTFGPTFRAENSNTARHLAEFWMVEPEMAFYDLKDNMDLVEDFLKYLIKYALENYREEIEFLDAKFVKENSMKKKEERAEMGLIQKLEFVLANDFKRITYTEAIDVLLNSKHYKKGKFQYDVKWGVDLQSEHERFLVEKHFKTPVILYNYPKDIKAFYMRQNDGEEAGKETVAAMDVLFPGIGEIVGGSQREERLERLQARTDAMGITEELWWYLDTRKFGTVPHSGFGLGFERLILFITGMGNIRDVIPFPRTPKNAEF
- a CDS encoding IS4 family transposase; this translates as MAKAKYASSGKVTKLVTVLSSHLTEFHFARVQFIGLFVIAVIKVGLGGLIQIATAFERNVECSSSLRRIERFLNHYNLDFKAITRLIVSLQGIDKWKDIVLCLDRSNWKVGKKNINILLLSAAYKNVSVPLIWSVFPKKGNSSTEERIELIERFLSIFPNLSISSIVADREFVGQKWFTYLSGKNFDFVMRLKSNFKATRKGKTKSIAAWCRGLAISETYHLEGVFIVNGVEVYLSVSRTQKGYIYLASPVFLENAFEIYKQRWEIETLFKALKTQGFKLENTKLTEPEKIAKLLALCSIAFVWCYKVGEWKHKKTKIRVCSNGYNEYSFFRYGLLEIKKILNNPMSKETKFNQKIKVLSME
- a CDS encoding SET domain-containing protein-lysine N-methyltransferase, encoding MIHPSTELRFVSPEIGYGVFAKEFIPKGTIVYVKDSLEIEVTPKKYAKLDEYARGVVDKYSYRDERGYRIVSWDFAKYVNHSCSRNTISTGYGFEIALRDIEPDEEITDEYAIFNLEQNFECGCDSKDCRKHISPSDFDVLFGKWDEEIKDAMKHYKDSEQALEKYIDENLFQKLKNYLDTGKNYKSVYSLRLKKSENNGILQHS